A section of the Ovis canadensis isolate MfBH-ARS-UI-01 breed Bighorn chromosome 1, ARS-UI_OviCan_v2, whole genome shotgun sequence genome encodes:
- the KTI12 gene encoding protein KTI12 homolog, which yields MPLVVFCGLPYSGKSRRAEELRAALAAEGRAVQVVDDAAVLGAEDATVYGDSAREKALRGALRAAVERRLSRQDVVILDSLNYIKGFRYELYCLARAARTPLCLVYCVRPGSLNGGLRVAGAMDNPNRNVSVSWRPRAEEGGRPLAVGTDVLGEPQAVASVVNRQAQAEVPTESEPKETRATDFPALVASESEKSAEHVSGAFYPPELLEALALRFEAPDSRNRWDRPLFTLVGLEEPLPLAEIRAALFENRAPPPHQSTQSQPLASGSFLHQLDQVTSQVLAGLMEAQKSAVPGDLLKLPGTTEHLRFTRPLTMAELSRLRRQFISYTKMHPNNENLPQLANMFLQYLSQSLH from the coding sequence ATGCCGCTCGTGGTGTTTTGCGGACTGCCGTACAGCGGCAAGAGCCGGCGCGCGGAGGAACTCCGCGCGGCCCTGGCAGCTGAGGGCCGCGCGGTGCAGGTGGTGGACGATGCGGCGGTGCTCGGCGCGGAGGACGCAACAGTGTATGGTGATTCAGCCCGTGAGAAGGCCTTGCGTGGGGCCCTGCGAGCGGCTGTGGAGCGGCGCCTGAGTCGCCAGGACGTGGTCATCCTCGACTCGCTGAACTACATCAAAGGCTTCCGTTACGAGCTGTACTGCCTGGCGCGGGCGGCGCGCACTCCGCTCTGCCTTGTCTACTGCGTACGACCAGGCAGTCTGAACGGGGGACTGCGGGTGGCAGGCGCCATGGATAATCCGAACCGGAACGTCAGTGTGAGTTGGAGACCGCGagctgaggagggagggagacctCTGGCGGTGGGCACCGATGTCCTCGGGGAACCACAGGCAGTGGCCTCTGTAGTAAATAGGCAAGCCCAGGCAGAAGTACCTACGGAATCTGAGCCAAAGGAAACCAGGGCGACAGATTTTCCAGCTCTCGTGGCTTCGGAATCCGAGAAATCTGCAGAGCATGTGTCTGGTGCTTTTTACCCTCCCGAACTTTTGGAGGCCCTAGCGCTGCGCTTCGAAGCTCCCGACTCTCGGAATCGCTGGGACCGACCCCTGTTCACCTTGGTGGGCTTAGAGGAACCGTTGCCACTGGCAGAGATCAGAGCTGCCCTGTTTGAGAACCGGGCTCCTCCACCCCATCAGTCTACACAGTCCCAGCCACTTGCTTCTGGCAGCTTTCTGCACCAGTTGGACCAGGTCACCAGCCAGGTGCTGGCAGGACTGATGGAAGCACAGAAGAGTGCAGTCCCCGGAGACTTGCTTAAGCTTCCTGGCACCACAGAACACCTGCGGTTTACCAGGCCTTTGACCATGGCAGAACTGAGTCGCCTCCGTCGTCAGTTTATTTCCTACACCAAAATGCATCCCAACAATGAGAACCTGCCTCAACTGGCCAACATGTTTCTGCAGTATCTGAGCCAGAGCCTGCACTAA